DNA from Solidesulfovibrio fructosivorans JJ]:
CCTTCCTTGCCGCTGTCGTGCAAAAGCGCCCCCACCCCGGCCTGGATCAGCGCCGGCTTGGGCAGGCCCAGGGAGCCGAGCAGGAACACGGTGTAGGCAAAGACATGCACCCCATGGCTGTAGACGTCATAGTCGTGGGACATGAGCGCCCCGATGCGGGCAAGCCCCGCCTCGGTGGCCAGGAAATTCACGCAATCGCGCACATAGGCCCCGAACAGCCGGCCGTGCCGTTCGGAAAGGCCCTGGGGCAGCCGCGTGTGCAGCAGATCCCGGACAATGTCGCAGCAGTTGTGATAGAAAACCCCCGCCTTGTGCCGGGTGGCCATCTCCGGGGACAACAGCGCCTCGCCCAGGTGCCGCCGCATATAGCCCCGGTAACGCGCCCGCTCCTCCTGGTGGATATAGACCACCGACACGCCGTATTCCGCCAGAAGCCCGCGCCGCTCCCGGGTGATCGTCTCGCCGCTGCGGGCGAAAAGGGTGTGGGTGTCGCCATGGCGCAGATAGATTTCGAAGTCCCCGGCGGCGTGGCCGAAAAGATGCGTCAGCGGAATAGGCTGGAATTCGCTTCCCGGATCGAGCGGCGGCGGCGGGGGCAATGCGGTCATGCGGCGTTTGACTTTGTTACAAAATGGCGTTCCGCTATTCCGACGACCTGTTCAGGTAGCCGAAAATCATACGTATTTGCGGCGAGTTGACGCATTGCACTGCTCATTGGTCGGTTTTTACCGCCCAATCCTAGCAAAAGCCGGGCCGGTTCATCGCTTCCTCCCCCGCCTTGCCAGCCCTGAGCCGGCCTGCCATGATCGCGCCCCACGCATAAGGAGGACACGCCATGTGCGGCAGATTCGCCCTGGCCGTGCCGCGCCGCCTGGTGGCCGAAGCCATGGGCGTGCCGGACATGCCCCAAAACATCCCGGACCGGCCGGAAATCTCCCCCGGCGAACTCGTCGAGGCCGTCTTCGCCGCCCGGCAAACCGGACGGCACATGGCTGGCCTCTTTCGTTGGGGATTTCTCCCCTCCTTCGCCACATCCGAGCGGCCCCTGCGTCCCATGATCAACGCCCGGGCCGAAACCGCCCTGGACAAGCCCTCCTTCCGGGGCGCCATCCGCTACCGTCGCTGCCTGCTGCCGGCCCAGGGCTTCTACGAATGGCGCAAGGACCCGGGCGGCGGCAAAACCCGCTTTTTCGTCACCCTGCCCGAAAGGCCCGTCATGGCCCTGGCCGGCATCTACGAACGCACCCTCACCCCGGAAGGAGAGGCCCGCGACACCGTGGCCATCCTCACCCGGCCCGCCGCCTCAGCCATGGCCGCCATCCACGACCGCATGCCGCTCATCCTGCCGCCGGAGATTTTCCGGGACTGGCTCGATCCGCTCCTGACCGAACGCCAGGACGTGGCCCCGCTTCTGGCCACGCCGCCCCCGGAGTTGCGGTTGGTGGAGGGGTAGTGAGGGAGAAAGATCCGGCAGGAGAGGCTCTGCCTCTCCCGCACCTCTCCGCCGGGGGACTTGATGTCCCCCGGACCCCCTTTTACCGGGTTGGGATGGTGGGCGGGGGTGAAGTCGGGAGATGACGGGACGAGGGATGTTTGTTGCCGCAATCGGCCCGGCGACACGAGACGCTTCGCGCCTCGACGCCGGACACGATTGCGGCGACAACCGCGCCAGCGGCGAAGCGCCGCGATGGGAATGGACAGGAAATGAGCACTCTTTTAGGGTGGCAAACGGCAAGCCCCCCTCTCAAAACTTTATGGGGGATCCGGGGGGGATGGTTGCACCCCGGCGGTGGGGTCCAGGGGAGGCGGAGCCTCCCCTGGCCGCCGGAGGCACACAAGTGAAACTTGCAATATTCGGATTCGAGCGGCGCGCGGAA
Protein-coding regions in this window:
- a CDS encoding HD-GYP domain-containing protein gives rise to the protein MTALPPPPPLDPGSEFQPIPLTHLFGHAAGDFEIYLRHGDTHTLFARSGETITRERRGLLAEYGVSVVYIHQEERARYRGYMRRHLGEALLSPEMATRHKAGVFYHNCCDIVRDLLHTRLPQGLSERHGRLFGAYVRDCVNFLATEAGLARIGALMSHDYDVYSHGVHVFAYTVFLLGSLGLPKPALIQAGVGALLHDSGKEGVDVSILRKPGRLTPEEFLAVREHPALGVRYCRPLSLSRLARECILMHHEKMDGRGYPGGRSGEAVPLHARAVSLADVYDALTSRRVYADAVRPFEALSIMRHEMTGSFDLDLYKRFVMLLSGASLL
- a CDS encoding SOS response-associated peptidase; translation: MCGRFALAVPRRLVAEAMGVPDMPQNIPDRPEISPGELVEAVFAARQTGRHMAGLFRWGFLPSFATSERPLRPMINARAETALDKPSFRGAIRYRRCLLPAQGFYEWRKDPGGGKTRFFVTLPERPVMALAGIYERTLTPEGEARDTVAILTRPAASAMAAIHDRMPLILPPEIFRDWLDPLLTERQDVAPLLATPPPELRLVEG